Proteins from a single region of Geothermobacter ehrlichii:
- a CDS encoding ABC transporter ATP-binding protein, whose product MLKVNSINTFYGNIQALKGVSLEVHEGEIVTLIGANGAGKTTTLMSLCGIVPPRSGEILFQGKPIHGLPGDKIVELGVIQVPEGRRIFPNMTVLENLEMGAYLRKNKLLIKQDLNMVMDLFPILAQRRNQLGGTLSGGEQQMLAISRALMARPRLLLLDEPSLGLAPIIIQQIFDIIRKINRENNTTIFLVEQNANQALKLAHRGYVMENGRITLADSAANLLTNEEVKTAYLGI is encoded by the coding sequence ATGCTTAAGGTCAATTCGATCAATACCTTCTACGGCAATATCCAGGCTCTCAAGGGGGTCAGTCTCGAAGTGCACGAAGGGGAGATCGTCACCCTGATCGGCGCCAACGGTGCCGGCAAGACGACTACCCTGATGTCCCTGTGCGGTATCGTGCCGCCCCGTTCCGGCGAGATTCTCTTCCAGGGCAAGCCGATCCACGGCCTGCCGGGGGACAAGATCGTCGAGCTGGGCGTCATCCAGGTGCCTGAGGGGCGAAGGATCTTTCCCAACATGACCGTGCTCGAGAACCTGGAGATGGGCGCCTACCTGCGCAAGAACAAGCTGCTGATCAAGCAGGACCTGAACATGGTGATGGATCTCTTCCCCATCCTCGCCCAGCGCCGCAATCAGTTGGGCGGCACCCTGTCCGGTGGCGAGCAGCAGATGCTGGCCATCTCCCGAGCCCTGATGGCCCGCCCCCGCCTGCTGCTGCTGGACGAGCCATCGCTGGGTCTGGCGCCGATCATTATCCAGCAGATTTTCGACATCATCCGCAAGATCAACCGCGAGAACAACACTACCATCTTTCTGGTCGAGCAGAACGCCAATCAGGCGCTGAAGCTCGCCCACCGGGGCTATGTCATGGAGAACGGCCGCATCACCCTGGCCGATTCCGCCGCCAACCTGCTGACCAACGAAGAAGTCAAGACCGCCTACCTCGGTATCTGA
- a CDS encoding branched-chain amino acid ABC transporter permease: MDYFLELLCSGLTRGSIYALIALGYTMVYGIIQLINFAHGEIYMIGAFVALIVSGVLTIYGFSGFSILVLAGLIAMIYAAAYGYTLEKIAYQPLRNAPRLSPLISAIGASLFLQNYVLLAQTPDFLPFPELIPEFAFMEPVAHIMGSSELVILVTSAISMVVLTLLIKYTRIGKAMRATQQDMVMARLVGINVDRVISVTFIIGSVLAAIGGVLVGSYIGQINFYIGFMAGVKAFTAAVLGGIGNIPGAALGGLVLGLAESMAAGYISSAYEDVFAFGVLVLILILRPAGLLGKAVKQKV, from the coding sequence ATGGACTATTTTCTCGAACTGCTCTGCAGCGGCCTGACCAGGGGGAGCATCTACGCGCTCATCGCCCTGGGCTATACCATGGTCTACGGCATCATCCAGCTGATCAACTTCGCCCACGGCGAGATCTACATGATCGGTGCCTTTGTCGCCCTGATTGTCTCCGGGGTGCTGACCATCTACGGCTTTTCCGGGTTTTCCATTCTCGTACTGGCCGGCCTGATCGCCATGATCTATGCCGCCGCCTACGGCTACACCCTGGAAAAGATCGCCTACCAGCCCCTGCGCAACGCACCGCGGCTGTCCCCTCTGATCAGTGCCATCGGGGCCTCGCTCTTTCTGCAGAATTATGTTCTGCTGGCCCAGACCCCCGACTTTCTTCCCTTCCCCGAGCTGATCCCCGAGTTCGCCTTCATGGAGCCGGTCGCGCATATCATGGGATCGTCCGAGCTGGTGATTCTGGTGACCAGCGCCATCTCGATGGTGGTGCTGACGCTGCTGATCAAGTACACCCGGATCGGCAAGGCGATGCGTGCCACCCAGCAGGACATGGTCATGGCCCGGCTGGTCGGCATCAATGTCGACCGGGTGATCTCGGTGACCTTCATCATCGGTTCGGTCCTGGCGGCCATCGGCGGCGTGCTGGTCGGCAGCTACATCGGGCAGATCAACTTCTACATCGGCTTCATGGCCGGGGTGAAGGCGTTCACTGCGGCCGTTCTGGGCGGAATCGGCAACATTCCCGGCGCCGCTCTCGGCGGTCTGGTTCTCGGCCTGGCCGAATCGATGGCCGCCGGCTACATTTCGAGCGCCTACGAGGATGTCTTCGCCTTCGGGGTTCTGGTGCTGATTCTCATCCTCCGCCCCGCCGGTCTGCTCGGCAAGGCGGTCAAGCAGAAGGTCTAG
- a CDS encoding ABC transporter ATP-binding protein has translation MAEAAAKLLEVRELTMDFGGLRAVDSVTLEVCENEIVALIGPNGAGKTTFFNCVTGIYKPTRGEILVHPPNGQSRKINGMKPNRVTEIGMARTFQNIRLFQNMTVLENVMIGRHCRTNTSILGAILRSPKVLGEERETVEKGYSLLEKVGLADVADEFAKNLPYGAQRRLEIARAMATDPFLLLLDEPAAGMNPQETKELDELIVRIGKEEGIAILLIEHDMKLVMNISERIYVMEYGKKIAQGSPQEIRTNPKVIEAYLGEGGDDA, from the coding sequence ATGGCTGAAGCTGCTGCCAAACTGCTTGAAGTGCGGGAGTTGACCATGGATTTCGGCGGTCTGCGCGCCGTCGACAGTGTCACCCTCGAAGTCTGCGAAAACGAGATCGTCGCCCTGATCGGCCCCAACGGTGCCGGCAAGACGACCTTCTTCAACTGTGTCACCGGCATCTACAAGCCGACCCGTGGCGAGATTCTGGTTCATCCGCCGAACGGCCAGTCCCGCAAGATCAACGGCATGAAGCCGAACCGGGTTACCGAGATCGGCATGGCCCGGACCTTCCAGAACATCCGCCTGTTCCAGAACATGACGGTGCTGGAAAACGTCATGATCGGCCGGCACTGCCGCACCAATACCAGCATCCTCGGCGCCATCCTGCGCAGTCCGAAGGTGCTGGGGGAGGAGCGGGAGACGGTCGAGAAGGGCTACAGCCTGCTGGAGAAGGTCGGCCTGGCCGATGTCGCCGACGAATTCGCCAAGAACCTCCCTTACGGGGCCCAGCGGCGGCTGGAGATCGCTCGCGCCATGGCCACCGATCCCTTCCTGCTGCTGCTCGACGAACCGGCGGCGGGCATGAATCCGCAGGAAACCAAGGAGCTGGACGAGCTTATCGTGCGCATCGGCAAGGAGGAAGGCATCGCCATCCTGCTGATCGAGCACGACATGAAACTGGTCATGAACATCTCCGAACGGATCTACGTCATGGAGTACGGCAAGAAGATCGCCCAGGGGTCGCCGCAGGAAATCAGGACCAATCCGAAGGTGATCGAGGCCTACCTCGGTGAGGGAGGTGACGATGCTTAA
- a CDS encoding branched-chain amino acid ABC transporter substrate-binding protein, which produces MRHVKLIFAALLAATLAVPAFAADTFKIGVAGPHTGDLAPYGIPTKEAAMMLAEQVNAAGGLLGKKVEVIPMDDQCKPEIATNAATKLVSEGARIVIGHVCSGATKAALGIYKEAKVIAISPSATNPPLTQSGDYPNFYRTIASDDMQGKLAADFVTGKLGAKRIAIIHDKGDYGKGFADFAKKFIEEGGKAEVVMYEGITPGAMDYSAVIQKVRRVKADAVIFGGYHPEASKLVAQLKKKRVKAAFVGPDGIKGDGFLEIAGKKAEGVYATGPMDVTKYEENKKARAAYVKKYGKEPGTFFDQGYAAMQAALAAIKAAGGTDYAALEKALRNNYVDTAVGRIKFDAKGDAEGVGFSVYQVQNGKFVEL; this is translated from the coding sequence ATGCGTCACGTAAAACTGATTTTTGCTGCCCTGCTGGCAGCCACCTTGGCCGTTCCGGCCTTTGCCGCCGACACCTTCAAGATCGGCGTCGCCGGTCCGCACACCGGTGACCTGGCACCCTACGGCATTCCGACCAAGGAAGCGGCGATGATGCTCGCCGAGCAGGTCAACGCTGCCGGCGGCCTTCTTGGCAAGAAGGTCGAGGTGATTCCGATGGACGATCAGTGCAAGCCCGAGATCGCCACCAACGCCGCAACCAAGCTGGTGTCGGAGGGAGCCCGGATCGTCATCGGCCATGTCTGCTCCGGCGCCACCAAGGCTGCCCTCGGCATCTACAAGGAAGCCAAGGTCATCGCCATCTCGCCTTCGGCCACCAACCCGCCCCTGACCCAGAGCGGCGACTACCCCAACTTCTATCGCACCATCGCCTCCGACGACATGCAGGGCAAGCTGGCCGCCGACTTCGTTACCGGCAAGCTCGGCGCCAAGCGGATCGCCATCATTCACGACAAGGGCGATTACGGCAAGGGCTTCGCCGACTTCGCCAAGAAGTTCATCGAGGAAGGTGGCAAGGCGGAAGTCGTCATGTATGAAGGCATCACCCCGGGCGCCATGGACTATTCGGCGGTGATCCAGAAGGTGCGTCGGGTCAAGGCCGACGCCGTGATCTTCGGCGGTTACCATCCGGAGGCCTCCAAGCTGGTTGCCCAGCTGAAAAAGAAGCGGGTCAAGGCCGCTTTCGTCGGTCCTGACGGCATCAAGGGCGACGGTTTTCTCGAGATCGCCGGCAAGAAGGCCGAGGGCGTCTACGCCACCGGTCCGATGGACGTGACCAAGTACGAAGAGAACAAGAAGGCCCGTGCCGCCTATGTCAAGAAATACGGCAAGGAGCCGGGAACCTTCTTCGATCAGGGCTATGCCGCCATGCAGGCTGCCCTGGCCGCCATCAAGGCTGCCGGTGGTACCGATTACGCGGCGCTGGAGAAGGCTCTGCGCAACAACTATGTCGACACCGCGGTCGGCAGGATCAAGTTTGACGCCAAGGGGGATGCCGAAGGTGTCGGCTTCTCCGTCTACCAGGTTCAGAACGGCAAGTTCGTCGAACTCTGA
- a CDS encoding ATP-binding protein — protein sequence MTLTLVDRETRANLESKNFLLANAVAREIGESLREPQSVLRQLAAILVLYFSDEEDSTSLLLDSAVRNSDYFDSILLLDHRGRVLHVGLPENLRKLRRNYLGLDLAEMPFFARALRGNDVYWSDLFISPVSGEQELLLVFPFSDLVLAGSLNREFLRRLQDVGSNRSGLGLALVDRTGRLIMQSGKDAADQGKTLRHLLPVREGLAGNTGTWTFDWHGRETLGSLARVPGAGWMVLINQDLAGAYAAARHLQVSVAVGLCFAVLLALLVAITFSRRLVRPLQDLSAQIGDIAAGNYQVGLATQPYAEIEELAASVRGMAAEICLREEDLRQSREHYLRLFNSGRDAILVTSLDEKGLPDRLFEANEIACLSLGLDRETLLEARFRDICPDLFEPADKAVELFSRGLKDGHLLFEADIRTALGKQLPHEFNISFYRQEGEPVAFIVARDITDRRMAETALRQSEQQHRLLSRQFQALFDAIPDGLLVFNRELKVSWANRASGDLYGRPPEEILGCSTEDLHGFLGVDIRHCVVSDAMRGGQPERIEMDLPDGRILETRAIPIFDDRKRVDRVIKFIRDVTEQVRSHRDSIRTGQLAAIGELAAGVAHEINNPINGIINYAQIMVNHARAGGDSTELPERIIKEGNRIAGIVSSLLSFSRNRQEAIRAVYLHEVVNDALTLMKAQLRKDGIRVDIALDDDLPPVAGRYQQLEQVLINLLSNARHALNEKYPEYSEDKCLRISAEVAGDGRVRLIVHDRGPGIPEHLLERILDPFFTTKPAGVGTGLGLSITHDIVRDHDGSIDIDSVPGEYTRVIVTLPVYVEMAGEAAASVL from the coding sequence GTGACCCTGACTCTCGTTGACCGGGAAACCCGGGCCAACCTCGAATCGAAAAACTTTCTGCTGGCCAACGCCGTCGCCCGGGAAATCGGCGAATCCCTGCGCGAGCCCCAGTCTGTTCTGCGGCAGCTGGCAGCCATTCTGGTGCTCTACTTTTCCGACGAGGAGGATAGCACCAGCCTTTTGCTCGACAGCGCGGTGCGCAATTCCGACTATTTCGATTCGATTCTTCTTCTCGACCATCGTGGCCGGGTGCTGCATGTCGGCCTGCCGGAAAATCTTCGCAAGCTGCGCCGGAACTATCTCGGCCTCGATCTGGCGGAGATGCCGTTTTTCGCCAGAGCCCTGCGCGGCAACGACGTCTACTGGAGCGACCTGTTCATTTCGCCGGTTTCCGGCGAGCAGGAACTGTTGCTGGTCTTTCCCTTCAGCGACCTGGTTCTGGCCGGCAGCCTCAACCGTGAATTCCTGAGACGGCTGCAGGATGTCGGCAGCAACAGGTCCGGTCTTGGGTTGGCCCTGGTCGATCGTACCGGCCGGCTGATCATGCAGTCGGGAAAGGATGCCGCTGACCAGGGCAAGACGCTGCGCCACCTGCTGCCGGTGCGGGAGGGACTGGCCGGGAATACCGGCACCTGGACCTTTGATTGGCATGGGCGCGAGACTCTCGGTAGTCTTGCCCGGGTTCCCGGAGCTGGCTGGATGGTTCTCATAAACCAGGATCTGGCCGGCGCCTACGCCGCCGCCCGGCATCTGCAGGTATCGGTGGCTGTCGGGCTCTGTTTCGCCGTTCTGCTGGCTTTGCTGGTAGCCATCACTTTCAGCCGGCGGCTGGTCAGGCCCCTGCAGGATCTGTCGGCACAGATCGGCGACATCGCGGCCGGCAACTACCAGGTGGGTCTGGCGACCCAGCCCTATGCCGAAATCGAGGAACTGGCGGCGAGCGTGCGCGGCATGGCCGCCGAGATCTGTCTGCGCGAGGAAGATCTGCGCCAGAGCCGCGAGCACTATCTGCGACTCTTCAACAGCGGACGCGATGCCATTCTGGTGACCAGTCTTGACGAAAAAGGATTGCCGGACCGGCTCTTCGAGGCCAACGAGATCGCCTGTCTCTCCCTGGGGCTCGATCGCGAAACCCTGCTCGAGGCGCGCTTTCGTGATATCTGCCCCGATCTTTTCGAACCGGCCGACAAGGCTGTCGAACTCTTCTCGCGCGGCCTGAAGGACGGCCACCTGCTGTTCGAGGCCGATATCAGAACGGCGCTCGGCAAACAGCTCCCCCATGAATTCAACATCAGTTTCTACCGTCAGGAAGGGGAGCCGGTTGCCTTTATCGTCGCCCGCGACATCACCGACCGGCGCATGGCTGAAACGGCCCTGCGGCAGAGCGAGCAGCAGCATCGGCTGCTGTCACGGCAGTTCCAGGCCCTGTTCGACGCCATTCCGGATGGCCTGTTGGTGTTCAACCGGGAGCTGAAGGTGTCCTGGGCCAACCGGGCGTCCGGAGATCTGTACGGCCGGCCGCCGGAAGAGATCCTTGGCTGCAGCACTGAAGATCTGCACGGTTTTCTCGGGGTTGACATCCGGCACTGTGTGGTGTCCGACGCCATGCGCGGTGGGCAGCCGGAGCGTATCGAAATGGATCTGCCGGACGGAAGGATCCTTGAAACCCGGGCCATTCCCATTTTCGACGACCGGAAAAGGGTCGACCGGGTCATCAAGTTTATCCGCGATGTCACCGAGCAGGTACGCAGCCATCGTGATTCGATCCGTACCGGCCAGCTGGCCGCCATCGGCGAGCTGGCCGCCGGGGTGGCGCATGAAATCAACAATCCGATCAACGGCATCATCAATTACGCCCAGATCATGGTCAACCATGCCCGCGCCGGCGGCGATTCGACAGAGCTGCCGGAACGCATCATCAAGGAAGGGAACCGCATCGCCGGTATCGTCAGCAGCCTGTTGAGTTTTTCTCGCAACCGGCAGGAGGCGATCCGTGCGGTGTATCTGCATGAGGTGGTCAACGATGCGTTGACCCTGATGAAGGCGCAGCTGCGCAAGGATGGCATCCGGGTCGACATCGCTCTGGACGACGACCTGCCGCCGGTGGCCGGCCGCTACCAGCAGCTCGAACAGGTGCTGATCAACCTGCTCAGCAATGCCAGACACGCCCTGAACGAAAAATACCCGGAATATTCGGAAGACAAGTGTCTGCGGATTTCGGCCGAGGTAGCGGGGGACGGCCGGGTTCGGCTGATCGTGCACGACCGGGGACCGGGCATACCCGAACACCTGCTGGAGCGGATTCTCGATCCCTTCTTCACCACCAAGCCGGCCGGTGTCGGAACCGGCCTCGGACTTTCGATTACGCACGACATCGTTCGCGATCATGACGGCAGCATCGACATCGACAGCGTTCCGGGCGAATACACAAGGGTGATCGTGACTCTGCCTGTCTACGTGGAGATGGCGGGTGAGGCCGCTGCTTCCGTTCTCTGA
- a CDS encoding ABC transporter permease subunit codes for MFNVLKRSVLVALWFVFLTFPLMVVKVNTLKNIVEWRWLNMLWVFIVAFFLHLFWRWALDKRQLRSKKAELEDEGLMAPTLGQRILQDPRLYRPLLGVLAAVAILFPWILDVYQVNIMVLALIFVVLGLGLNITVGLAGLLDLGYVAFFAVGAYSYALIHQHFPVLGFWACLPIGGLIGALFGVVLGFPILRLRGDYLAIVTLGFGSIAKIVIENWEEVTNGAKGIANIPRPGFFGMEMSIGAATTYTYYLMILMVIFTIFVTNRLKDSRIGRAWMALREDEIACVAMGVDMARTKLSAYALGAFWAGAVGVIFAARNTYINPNSFTFMESAIVLSIVVLGGMGSIVGVIIAALILILMPEYLRAFADYRMLVFGAVMVLMMIFRPQGLIANVRKTYAHRRPAAEENNG; via the coding sequence ATGTTCAATGTGCTTAAACGTTCGGTTCTGGTCGCGCTCTGGTTCGTGTTTCTGACCTTCCCGCTGATGGTGGTCAAGGTCAATACCCTGAAGAACATCGTCGAGTGGCGCTGGCTCAACATGCTCTGGGTCTTCATCGTTGCTTTCTTTCTGCATCTGTTCTGGCGCTGGGCCCTGGACAAGCGCCAGCTGCGCAGCAAGAAGGCGGAGCTTGAGGACGAGGGCCTGATGGCTCCGACCTTGGGGCAGCGCATCCTGCAGGATCCCAGGCTCTACCGGCCGCTGCTCGGCGTTCTGGCCGCTGTCGCCATTCTTTTTCCCTGGATTCTCGACGTCTACCAGGTCAACATCATGGTGCTGGCGCTGATCTTCGTCGTGCTCGGCCTCGGCCTGAACATCACCGTCGGTCTGGCCGGCCTGCTCGACCTCGGTTATGTCGCCTTCTTCGCCGTCGGTGCCTACTCCTACGCCCTGATCCACCAGCACTTTCCAGTCCTGGGCTTCTGGGCCTGCCTGCCCATCGGCGGCCTGATCGGCGCCCTGTTCGGCGTCGTGCTCGGCTTCCCCATCCTGCGACTGCGCGGCGACTATCTGGCCATCGTCACCCTCGGTTTCGGCTCGATCGCCAAGATCGTCATCGAGAACTGGGAAGAGGTGACCAACGGCGCCAAGGGGATCGCCAACATCCCCCGTCCCGGCTTCTTCGGCATGGAGATGAGCATCGGCGCCGCCACCACCTACACCTACTACCTGATGATCCTGATGGTGATCTTCACCATCTTCGTCACCAACCGGCTGAAGGACTCCCGTATCGGCCGGGCCTGGATGGCCCTGCGCGAGGACGAGATCGCCTGCGTCGCCATGGGTGTCGACATGGCGCGCACCAAGCTGTCAGCCTATGCCCTCGGGGCCTTCTGGGCGGGGGCGGTCGGTGTCATTTTCGCCGCCCGCAACACCTACATCAATCCGAACAGCTTTACCTTCATGGAATCGGCGATCGTCCTTTCCATCGTCGTCCTCGGCGGCATGGGGTCAATCGTCGGGGTGATCATCGCCGCCCTGATTCTGATCCTGATGCCGGAGTATCTGCGCGCTTTTGCCGATTACCGGATGCTGGTCTTCGGCGCGGTGATGGTGCTGATGATGATCTTCCGGCCCCAGGGGCTGATCGCCAATGTCCGCAAAACCTATGCTCACCGCAGGCCCGCGGCGGAGGAGAACAATGGCTGA
- a CDS encoding GGDEF domain-containing protein, with protein sequence MRLGLGLMLLPLLVAVGVGFYALQQMSSAMDFVAGEAIDQIAPVNRLQQQVHALIDEFRFHHRPVETVLSREVRKVIGGQYRQLLTVDFSSAGEYQAMENSHRDWQQAIAFLAYDDAGEDALRERLLRHLEAAERKLVRVRQMALAEMVVLRGRILKDREATLGFLTAVLLLALSLSLMIGAWLSRSVLEPVRSLKEGARLLGEGELSARVAEVGHDELADLARTFNLMAQKLEKSHQELASLSAVDYLTGLNNVREFYRLFHEETRRAERYGHAFSLLILDIDRFKEINDTFGHQLGDYVLQEVARRLRELVRINDHAARIGGDEFTILLPETDGEEAAELAERIREFFSGHAIALFDHPESAIRITVSIGLATFPRDARDANSLFARADAALYRAKEGGRNLMVTAAAHDGGNHDRVGRERRGSVTWTRRSSV encoded by the coding sequence TTGCGACTCGGACTCGGTCTGATGCTGCTGCCGCTGCTGGTTGCCGTTGGGGTCGGATTCTATGCTCTGCAGCAGATGTCCAGCGCCATGGATTTCGTGGCCGGCGAGGCCATCGACCAGATCGCTCCCGTCAACCGCCTGCAACAGCAGGTTCACGCCCTGATCGACGAGTTTCGGTTTCATCACCGGCCGGTCGAGACAGTTCTGTCTCGGGAGGTGAGGAAAGTCATTGGCGGCCAGTACCGGCAACTGCTGACAGTGGATTTTTCAAGTGCCGGCGAGTACCAGGCCATGGAGAATTCTCACCGGGACTGGCAACAGGCGATCGCGTTTTTGGCCTACGACGATGCCGGGGAAGATGCCCTTCGCGAAAGGCTGCTGCGGCATCTCGAGGCGGCGGAACGGAAGTTGGTCAGGGTGCGCCAGATGGCACTGGCCGAAATGGTGGTTCTGCGCGGCCGGATTCTCAAGGACCGGGAAGCGACTCTCGGCTTTCTGACGGCCGTACTGCTGCTTGCCCTCAGCCTGTCGCTGATGATCGGAGCCTGGCTTTCGCGATCGGTTCTGGAGCCGGTCAGGTCCCTGAAGGAAGGGGCGCGACTGCTGGGCGAGGGCGAACTGTCGGCCCGTGTGGCCGAGGTGGGGCATGACGAGCTTGCCGACCTGGCCCGCACCTTCAACCTGATGGCCCAGAAGCTGGAAAAGAGTCATCAGGAACTGGCCAGCCTCTCCGCCGTCGACTATCTGACCGGTTTGAACAACGTTCGCGAATTCTATCGCCTTTTCCACGAGGAAACCCGTCGTGCCGAGCGCTACGGGCATGCTTTTTCGCTGTTGATTCTCGACATTGACCGCTTCAAGGAAATCAACGACACCTTCGGTCATCAGCTCGGGGACTACGTGCTGCAGGAAGTGGCCCGAAGGTTGCGCGAACTGGTACGCATCAACGATCACGCGGCACGCATCGGCGGCGACGAGTTCACCATCCTGCTGCCGGAAACCGACGGCGAGGAGGCCGCAGAGCTGGCGGAGAGGATTCGGGAGTTCTTTTCCGGGCACGCCATCGCCCTGTTCGATCACCCCGAATCGGCCATTCGCATTACCGTCAGTATCGGGCTGGCGACTTTCCCCCGGGACGCCAGGGATGCCAACAGCCTGTTCGCCCGCGCCGACGCGGCCCTTTACCGGGCCAAGGAAGGCGGACGCAACCTTATGGTTACGGCCGCTGCCCACGACGGCGGTAACCATGACCGCGTCGGGCGGGAAAGACGGGGTTCGGTGACCTGGACTCGTCGGTCATCCGTATGA